From Mugil cephalus isolate CIBA_MC_2020 chromosome 4, CIBA_Mcephalus_1.1, whole genome shotgun sequence:
ACCTTTTTAGTCTCTTGCAACTTGTAGCAGTTATTACCTATATCTATTGAATAGACTAGCTCATAGCAAAAATGGGAAATGGATGCATTACCAATACACACAGCAGAAATGACATTTAGGAGCAAATGGTTTTTGGTCAAAGCTCTGACCACTGATTGCCATTAGTTGAGCATTAGGTAGTGTATGGCAGATGAGAGGCCTCGTCTGGTTGATCAATAGCATTTAGTGTCCACAGTAATATGGGCGAGGCAGATAATACACTGTAAGATAAGTCTTCAGTCGCATATCGGATCCTTCCAAGACAGGAGCTTGTTCAGATGGAGGTAAGACTAAATGCTCCAGActaaaaatttatttaattttatcttatctATCATATACATGGAAAAAACAGTAGTTTAAGCTACTAATGCATGCGCACAGTTTGGAGTAAAACATACGACAGAGTTGATTGAAATTGTTTGTTGCAGGCGTCAAGGATGTCAGACCTGGAGAGCAGCATGGTCACTATTATCCAGGCTTTCCACAAATACTCGGGTCACAAGTGTAAGTTGAAGAAAGCGGAGCTTAAAGCACTCATCAACAACGAGATGAACCATTTCATAATGGTGAGTTATGGCTGTTATAGATGGTACGTTTGTGGCAGCATAATGATCATGATAACTTGTTAATACAACACATAGATAAGGCTGACATTTACGTTCACTAAATGCTGAATTTGAAATACTTGTCAGAAAACATCAGATGACGTAGCATGTGAACATTAAGTTAAAAGTTATGAGAATGAACTTTTCTGCTGTGTAATGAGCATTTCAGTACAGTCTTGTTTAAGTTACTGTCCAtctttctgaacagaaaatccaaGAGAATGAAACGCTGGATGAGCTGTTTGCCGATCTTGACCAGAATGGAGACCTGGAGATTGACTTCAAGGAGTTCATTGCCCTCATCGCCATGGTCACCTCAGCATGCCACGAACTCTTCGTCCCGAGCCACCATGATAATTAGTTAGCATCTGTAATCATAACCCATTAAAAATGTGAGGAACACAGTAGCAGTGTCAGCCTTTTTCTACGGGGGCAATGATTGATCGcacactgttgcccataaagtcTGAatatgatgtttgtttgttttttacctctCCCGAAATCCTTATGACAGTGTGATTTACTTTTGATAGATGTGAAAGTGTAGATCTTCTCAAAACATTGTAATTGTTAATCTCTCATATCAGCTATATGTATAAACAGGAATGGAAAgattgtgaaaatgaaaaatgattcctactttatgggcaacagtaGTGTATAAGAGTGACCAACTTGTATCATTTGTTGTGTAATTGTTGACTAAAATTTGACATATAAATGATCATCACACACTCATACATTTCAAACAACTGTCACTGGATTGTGTCTTAGATAATCTTGTTGATTTAAAGTACCTGAAGTGTAACTCTGGTGATATACAGTGCATGTGGAAAGTATTCACAGacttcacagaaaaaaataaaaaggctgtaACATagcaaaatgtggaaaaagtgaaatgCTGTGAATACTTTTCTGGATGTGCTGTAATCCAGTGGCACAACTGCAGGTTCTGACCAGACCATCACTCACATAGAAGAGTAGAAATGTGATATTTGTGAATGCAccggtttttgtgtgtgagtgtatcaGTACTCAGGGATCTCAAGAAGGGGGAGGACATACATATAGCTTCACAAAGTGACCAAACAGCTCCTCCTTGTGGAGAATTTGCagcctgcacaatattaattatCATTACAAGGAGGTCCCTTACTTAGTTTATGAAATAACACAATTCTTCTTCCTGCCTTTGTCCTCTCAgatcatttcacatttacaaTGTGGAACTTACTATGTTGAGGTTCACATTCAACATAGATTCACTCCCTCAGAGTACGTTCCAGGAAATCAAGGATTTTCTTCCAGGCATCTTCTTGGGCAGCAGCATGTTGTGCTTGGTGACCTCCCCACAGAGTGATCACTGCAGggggtaaaataataatgataataataataatactaataataacaataataataataataataataataataataataataataataattgatgtAAAGAAGTGTAGctcaaataaaatgcataagCAATAATATAAAAAGTAAATCTGGGATCAAGCTCACGTTTTACTGGTTTAAAGCTCCACAGGGACGATCTTGCGTTTGGTGAGTAAGGCGGCTCAATCAGGTGACCAGCACCAGGGTATGACAAACGGGTTAAGAGCTGGGGTTTACCTGCAGCCCTCAGGGTCTCCTCAATctgtcaaaaaataaagcagtcATAAAAAGAGTCATAAGATAAGATGGTATAATTAATaaacattaaagaaatacaaaaagataCAATTACTGTACATAAAAGAGCAGTAAAGCAGATAAAGTGATTGAGTTATTGATATTTAAAGATTAAGACTATTCAACTGCAACATACTGTATAGTACAACAGATTCTCTAGGTATTTAATTATCATTTCTCAAATGAGTCTCAAAGAATAAATTAGACAGTCTACCACGTCTGCGTTCTCAATGCTGGAAGCGCTCAGATCATCTTCACCCACTATGTACATTAATGGACAGCTGAGGTTCTCTagctgcaaaaacacacaagaggtGATTAGATAGTAGGGTTTGTAAAAATTATACAAGGCACGTTCGGTCTTTGTGCATGATAATCTTTACACCTgttagtgtgtttgtgcttaCACATCACCTTCACTATGGTCTCAGGGAGAAGATTAGAAGGCAAAGAGACTTCCCTGAAAGACACGTGGCCTTGATCGTCGTACGACCAATACTTCTGTTCactgaaaagacagaagagcagGAATCCAGTGTTATCAGCCTTTGATGAAAGTTTTATTCCAGAAAATCCACCACATGTCTGTCAGCTGTTGTTTCAAGCTTTAAAAGCGGTTGTATTTACTATGTTCACACGAGGAGTCAATGTGGTATTATTCACAACGTCATAAGACATTGTTGTTCACAACCAAGTTCTCATGTTTTGACGTGTTTACTGAAGTTTTCAGATGTAGTGGAGGTAGATGGTGCAATactatacaccagtcaggcataacattatgaccatctttctAACAATGTGCAGGTCTTCTTTGTGCATCCAAATAGTTGAGACTCATCAaacaatggacatgggtcttctggggctatcctgtggtgtctatgagggcctttgggtcctatgggttgaagggagggacctctgtggatcatcctaaccctaaccctcccCCTAATcctgcattctgctggggatggctgctgccatcaaggagtgtcattgctatggggtgggggtgtctggtctggtctaggtgggtggaacatgtttaagtgacatccacatgaatgaacgtcaggtccaaaagtttcccagcagaacattaaattgtcacaagatggtcaatgttatttattattcctgttagtggttttaatgctgtttctgatcagtgtgttttcatttagctATTTAGTTTAGCTACAGATGTACAGAGTAAGTTCTGGCAGATGTTTGCTGGGGCATAATTAGTTCCTAACAGAGTGACAACTTGAGCCCTGGACTACAAACAGTTGCCGAGCAGCAGCGTACTGGCAACCTGCATCTGATGTTATCACAGGTGTTTCCTTCTAAGGTCTTGTGTGTAGGATTCAGTGTTATCAAGGGAAAAACTAACTGCAGATTGCAACCAATTAAAAAACTCTCTGCCTGATCCAACTCATTGCCAGCATGTAGTAGAACCTATGAGCTGCAGCACAACATTGTCTGACACACTCCCGTTGTACACATTTACAGTTCATTGTTATTTAACTATAACACAATAAATCTTATTTTCAGGTGGtaatacattaataaaaacataattatgaagaatatatttcacaaaaatatataataagtTCTATAGTCaatatttttaaagcaaaaattaACAGTTCCTTCTAAGACACTGGCTGGATTATCACAAattacacagataaaaaaaaatccatagtaataataatattctaCGAATAACATCTCAAATTACTAGTCACTTACATTTCAAATTGTTCAGTCTTGCCATCTACATCTGAGAGCTTGGTGGTACTTCCTACTGGTCCGTTGATACAAACCAAACAGGATGgctggaaagaagaacaagacactGTAGCCTCATTAAACAttcattatttcagtattttttttatttttttatatctgttCACTATTACTGTTAAAGTAGTTGTGACATACTTTGACATCAGTCTGAGTGGCAATACGAAGAGCCAGGTAGACTCCATAGGAGAGACTAATGATCCCAACTCTGTCAGCACAGACCTGACAATGATCTTGGAGCAGTTGGAAAGCTGACTGTCCAAAAGGCATCAATAGGATATTTTAAGAGAATGACTAAGAGAAGCATTAGTTTAATTTATGTGAAAGACACATTACATAAGATAAAGGAGAGTCTTCAACTTATCCTACCTTAAAATACAAATCGCCGACATTGATGCTGTTCTGTGGACCAGGTAAGTCTTTGTGCCCAAAGTAGGCAAGGGAAAGACTCGCATAGCCTCTGGATGCAAACAAGGCAGCACGGTACTCCACCAGTCCTCCAGCCATTCCCCACAGATCTAGCATTGCTGGAAACGGGCCTGGGCCTGCAGGAGAtcagtggagcagcagctgctcagtGAATACTCCTATCATCCACCATGACTCTGTGAAAGCCATGAAATCACT
This genomic window contains:
- the LOC125006142 gene encoding protein S100-B-like, translating into MEASRMSDLESSMVTIIQAFHKYSGHKCKLKKAELKALINNEMNHFIMKIQENETLDELFADLDQNGDLEIDFKEFIALIAMVTSACHELFVPSHHDN
- the LOC125006140 gene encoding bile acid-CoA:amino acid N-acyltransferase-like; its protein translation is MLRVHMSMATMRQLIDRKVITRLNVHRNMALAGTVRWRSSVRQAPLLTAVPARALIDEQISIEGRFLPPHSPVTLWARMHSEDGDLWEAFAHYNTNAKGTVSLTSDQSVGGSYFGCEPMGLFWGLEPAPGSRQGLRLRKKNVETPFIVHISLLEGHISPGDGKVTELAAATTERWYMAPGVRRIEVRQNRVVGTLFLPPGPGPFPAMLDLWGMAGGLVEYRAALFASRGYASLSLAYFGHKDLPGPQNSINVGDLYFKSAFQLLQDHCQVCADRVGIISLSYGVYLALRIATQTDVKPSCLVCINGPVGSTTKLSDVDGKTEQFEIEQKYWSYDDQGHVSFREVSLPSNLLPETIVKLENLSCPLMYIVGEDDLSASSIENADVIEETLRAAGKPQLLTRLSYPGAGHLIEPPYSPNARSSLWSFKPVKLITLWGGHQAQHAAAQEDAWKKILDFLERTLRE